A stretch of Pseudomonas sp. LS.1a DNA encodes these proteins:
- a CDS encoding NADPH:quinone reductase → MAKRIQFSQHGGPEVLQFVEFEPAPPGPQQVRVRNHAIGLNFIDTYFRSGLYAPPSLPSGLGTEAAGVVEAVGEGVTRLKVGDRVAHAGGPLGAYSEVHTLPEANLVKLPDNISFEQAAAVMLKGLTVQYLLKQTYEVKAGDVILFHAAAGGVGSLACQWAKALGAKLIGTVSSAEKAERAMALGAWATIDYSHEDVVKRVLELTDGKKCPVVYDGVGADTWLTSLDCLQPRGLMVSFGNASGAVSGVNLGILAQKGSLYVTRPTLASYANNAENTQAMADDLFAMIGSGKLVVDIQQRYPLSEAAKAQAELSARRTVGSTVLLP, encoded by the coding sequence ATGGCCAAGCGTATCCAGTTCAGCCAGCATGGCGGCCCGGAAGTGCTGCAGTTTGTGGAATTCGAACCAGCCCCACCCGGGCCACAGCAGGTACGTGTGCGTAACCATGCGATCGGCCTGAACTTCATCGATACCTACTTCCGCAGCGGGCTATATGCGCCGCCGTCCCTGCCTTCGGGGCTGGGCACTGAAGCGGCTGGCGTGGTCGAGGCCGTGGGCGAGGGCGTGACCCGGTTGAAAGTGGGTGACCGCGTGGCCCATGCCGGCGGCCCGCTGGGCGCGTACAGCGAAGTGCATACGCTGCCGGAAGCCAACCTGGTCAAGTTGCCCGACAACATCAGCTTCGAGCAGGCGGCGGCGGTGATGCTCAAGGGTTTGACCGTGCAGTACCTGCTGAAGCAGACCTATGAGGTGAAGGCGGGTGACGTGATCCTGTTCCACGCAGCAGCTGGCGGCGTGGGTTCGTTGGCGTGCCAGTGGGCCAAGGCCTTGGGCGCCAAGCTGATCGGGACCGTGAGTTCTGCCGAGAAGGCCGAGCGGGCCATGGCGCTAGGGGCGTGGGCGACCATCGACTACAGCCATGAGGACGTGGTCAAGCGGGTGCTGGAGCTGACCGACGGCAAGAAATGCCCGGTGGTGTATGACGGTGTGGGTGCCGATACCTGGCTGACCTCGCTGGACTGCCTGCAGCCTCGTGGGTTGATGGTGAGCTTTGGCAATGCCTCAGGCGCGGTGAGCGGGGTGAACCTGGGAATTCTGGCGCAGAAGGGTTCGCTGTATGTGACCCGGCCGACCCTGGCGAGCTATGCCAACAATGCCGAGAATACCCAGGCCATGGCCGATGACCTGTTTGCGATGATTGGTAGTGGGAAACTGGTAGTGGATATCCAGCAGCGGTATCCGCTGAGTGAGGCGGCCAAGGCACAGGCTGAGCTGTCGGCACGCAGGACTGTGGGGTCGACTGTTTTGTTGCCTTGA
- a CDS encoding DNA-3-methyladenine glycosylase I, translating into MPRCFWCTDDPLYQAYHDQEWGTPQRDPALLFEMLLLEGFQAGLSWITVLRKRERYREVMHGFDPVKLAVMSDERIEELMQDAGIIRNRLKLKAARRNAQAWLAVDNPAEWLWSFVGGAPKINHFTGRSEVPAVTDEAKAMSKALQKAGFTFVGPTICYAFMQATGMVMDHTTDCDRYAALLR; encoded by the coding sequence ATGCCACGCTGCTTTTGGTGTACCGACGATCCGTTGTACCAGGCCTACCATGACCAGGAATGGGGAACGCCACAGCGTGACCCGGCGTTGCTGTTCGAGATGCTTTTGCTCGAAGGGTTCCAGGCGGGGCTGTCGTGGATCACCGTATTGCGCAAACGCGAGCGTTATCGCGAGGTGATGCACGGCTTCGATCCGGTGAAACTCGCCGTCATGAGCGACGAACGCATCGAGGAGCTGATGCAGGATGCCGGTATCATCCGCAACCGCCTCAAGCTCAAGGCTGCCAGGCGTAACGCGCAGGCCTGGCTGGCTGTGGATAACCCCGCCGAATGGCTGTGGTCGTTTGTTGGTGGGGCGCCGAAGATCAACCACTTCACGGGGCGCAGCGAGGTGCCAGCAGTTACCGATGAAGCCAAGGCAATGAGCAAAGCCCTGCAGAAAGCCGGCTTCACCTTCGTTGGCCCGACCATCTGCTATGCCTTCATGCAGGCCACCGGCATGGTCATGGACCACACCACCGATTGCGATCGCTACGCCGCCTTGTTGCGTTGA
- the dprA gene encoding DNA-processing protein DprA, which translates to MQSYHLSPLPPAELEARLRLHRLPETGLRRFNTLLEAFGSASSALCAPAGAWRALGIPQATIDARRSAEVREGALAAMAWLERPGQHLLMWDDPGYPPLLAEIDDAPPLLFIAGDPALLERPQLAIVGSRRASPPALDTAAAFSRYLAQAGFTITSGLAVGIDGAAHRAALQAGGGTIGVLGTGLQKLYPQRHKSLAQAMIDNGGALVSEYPLDAGPLPGNFPRRNRIISGLSLGVLVVEASLASGSLITARLAAEQGREVYAIPGSIHHPGAKGCHQLIRDGALLVESVEQILESLQGWQNLPPAVVDKFDHPLLALLHAAPQTSESLAHCSEQPLADVLAQLTELELEGRVSNEAGRWFARAG; encoded by the coding sequence ATGCAGAGCTACCATTTGTCGCCTCTTCCGCCTGCCGAACTGGAGGCGCGATTACGCCTGCACCGGCTGCCGGAAACAGGATTGCGTCGCTTTAACACCTTGCTGGAAGCCTTTGGCAGTGCTTCGTCGGCACTGTGCGCACCGGCCGGCGCCTGGCGCGCATTGGGCATACCACAGGCCACCATCGATGCCCGCCGCAGTGCCGAAGTACGTGAAGGTGCACTGGCCGCAATGGCCTGGCTAGAGCGCCCGGGCCAGCATTTACTGATGTGGGACGACCCTGGCTACCCGCCACTATTGGCGGAAATCGACGATGCCCCACCGCTGCTTTTCATCGCTGGCGACCCGGCCTTGCTCGAGCGCCCACAGCTGGCAATTGTGGGCAGCAGACGTGCTTCACCCCCGGCGCTCGACACCGCTGCGGCATTTTCCCGTTACCTGGCGCAGGCCGGTTTCACCATTACCAGCGGCTTGGCCGTGGGCATCGACGGTGCCGCTCATCGGGCCGCACTGCAGGCGGGTGGCGGCACGATTGGCGTGCTCGGCACGGGGTTGCAAAAACTTTATCCACAGCGCCACAAGTCGCTTGCGCAAGCGATGATCGACAATGGCGGCGCGCTGGTTTCCGAGTACCCGCTGGATGCCGGGCCACTGCCCGGCAACTTCCCGCGGCGCAATCGCATCATCAGTGGCCTGTCGCTGGGCGTGCTGGTGGTCGAGGCCAGCCTGGCCAGTGGTTCGCTGATCACCGCACGCCTGGCCGCCGAGCAAGGCCGTGAGGTGTATGCCATACCGGGCTCCATTCACCACCCCGGGGCCAAGGGCTGCCACCAGTTGATTCGTGACGGTGCGCTGCTGGTGGAGAGCGTGGAACAGATCCTGGAAAGCCTGCAGGGCTGGCAGAACCTGCCGCCTGCGGTTGTGGACAAATTCGACCATCCCCTGCTTGCCCTGCTGCATGCCGCGCCGCAGACCAGCGAAAGCCTGGCCCACTGCAGCGAGCAGCCGTTGGCCGATGTGCTGGCACAGCTGACCGAGCTTGAACTGGAAGGCCGGGTCAGCAATGAAGCCGGGCGTTGGTTTGCCCGCGCGGGCTAA
- a CDS encoding L-threonylcarbamoyladenylate synthase — translation MVSSFRVQQAAREIRAGAVIAYPTEAVWGLGCDPWNEDAVYRLLALKSRPVDKGLILVADNIRQFDFLFEDFPEDWIDRMGSTWPGPNTWLVPHQDLLPEWVTGEHDTVALRVSDHPVVRELCALVGPLISTSCNPGGRPAAKTRLRVEQYFHGQLDLVLGGALGGRKNPSVIRNLATGEVVRPG, via the coding sequence ATGGTGAGCAGTTTTCGTGTGCAACAAGCCGCACGTGAGATCCGGGCGGGTGCAGTGATTGCCTACCCGACGGAAGCGGTCTGGGGCCTGGGCTGCGACCCGTGGAACGAGGACGCGGTGTATCGCCTGCTGGCGCTGAAGTCCCGGCCTGTGGATAAAGGCCTGATCCTGGTCGCCGACAACATCCGCCAGTTCGACTTTTTGTTCGAGGATTTCCCCGAGGACTGGATTGATCGCATGGGCAGCACCTGGCCGGGGCCGAATACCTGGCTGGTGCCGCACCAGGACCTGTTGCCCGAGTGGGTGACCGGGGAGCATGACACCGTGGCGTTGCGGGTCAGCGACCATCCGGTGGTGCGTGAGCTGTGCGCGCTGGTGGGGCCGTTGATTTCCACTTCGTGCAACCCGGGCGGGCGCCCGGCGGCGAAGACCCGGTTGCGGGTGGAGCAGTACTTCCATGGGCAGCTGGATCTGGTGCTGGGCGGGGCGTTGGGTGGAAGGAAGAACCCGAGTGTGATTCGCAACCTGGCCACTGGCGAAGTCGTTCGGCCAGGCTGA
- the trkA gene encoding Trk system potassium transporter TrkA, giving the protein MKIIILGAGQVGGTLAEHLASEANDITVVDTDGDRLRDLGDRLDIRTVQGRGSLPTVLRQAGADDADMLVAVTNSDETNMVACQVAYSLFHTPTKIARVRESAYLTREELFDNDHIPVDVLISPEQVVTNYIKRLIEHPGSLQVIDFAEGKAQLVAVKAYYGGPLVGQQLRQIRAHMPNVDTRVAAIFRRDRPITPRGDTVIEADDEVFFIAAKKDIRAVMGELRRIDETNKRVVIAGGGQIGERLAEAIESRYQVKIIEMSPARCRHLSDTLESTVVLQGSASDKDLMLEENIADADIFLALTNDDEANIMSSLLAKRLGARKVMTIINNPAYVDLVQGGDIDIAISPQLATIGTLLAHVRRGDIVSVHSLRRGAAEAIEAVAHGDSKSSKVVGKAIEDIALPPGTTIGAIIRDEEVMIAHDDTMIESGDHVILFVVDKKHIRDVEKLFHVGLSFF; this is encoded by the coding sequence ATGAAGATCATCATCCTCGGCGCAGGCCAGGTAGGCGGTACGCTGGCTGAGCACCTGGCCAGCGAAGCCAACGACATCACCGTGGTCGACACTGATGGCGACCGCCTGCGCGACCTGGGCGACCGCCTGGACATTCGCACCGTGCAAGGCCGCGGCTCGCTGCCTACGGTGCTGCGCCAGGCCGGTGCCGACGACGCCGACATGCTGGTGGCAGTAACCAACAGTGACGAGACCAACATGGTCGCCTGCCAGGTGGCCTATTCGCTGTTCCACACCCCGACCAAGATCGCCCGGGTGCGCGAGTCGGCCTACCTGACCCGCGAAGAGCTGTTCGACAACGACCATATCCCGGTCGATGTGCTGATCAGCCCCGAGCAGGTAGTGACCAACTACATCAAGCGCCTGATCGAGCACCCGGGCTCGCTGCAGGTGATCGACTTCGCCGAAGGCAAGGCCCAGCTGGTGGCAGTGAAGGCGTACTACGGTGGCCCGCTGGTGGGCCAGCAACTTCGCCAGATCCGCGCGCACATGCCCAACGTCGACACCCGCGTGGCGGCCATCTTCCGCCGCGACCGTCCCATCACCCCGCGGGGCGACACGGTGATCGAAGCCGACGACGAAGTGTTCTTCATCGCCGCGAAGAAGGACATCCGCGCGGTGATGGGCGAGCTGCGCCGTATCGACGAAACCAACAAGCGCGTGGTCATCGCCGGTGGCGGGCAGATCGGCGAACGCCTGGCCGAGGCCATCGAAAGCCGTTACCAGGTGAAGATCATCGAGATGAGCCCGGCCCGTTGCCGACACCTCTCCGACACCCTGGAAAGCACCGTGGTGCTGCAGGGCAGCGCCTCGGACAAGGACCTGATGCTCGAGGAGAACATCGCCGACGCCGACATCTTCCTGGCCCTGACCAACGACGACGAAGCCAACATCATGTCGTCGCTGCTGGCCAAGCGCCTGGGTGCGCGCAAGGTGATGACCATCATCAACAACCCGGCCTATGTCGACCTGGTGCAGGGTGGTGACATCGACATCGCCATCAGCCCGCAGCTGGCGACCATCGGCACCCTGCTGGCGCACGTACGCCGTGGCGACATCGTCAGCGTGCACTCGCTGCGCCGCGGCGCGGCCGAGGCTATCGAAGCGGTGGCGCACGGCGATTCGAAATCGAGCAAGGTGGTCGGCAAGGCGATCGAAGACATCGCCTTGCCGCCGGGTACTACCATCGGTGCGATCATTCGTGACGAAGAGGTGATGATTGCCCACGACGACACCATGATCGAATCGGGCGACCATGTGATCCTGTTCGTTGTGGATAAAAAGCATATTCGGGATGTGGAGAAGCTGTTCCACGTCGGCTTGAGTTTCTTCTAG
- the rsmB gene encoding 16S rRNA (cytosine(967)-C(5))-methyltransferase RsmB yields the protein MNPRLAAARALAAVLSGKASLNSSLPAQLDKVDERDRGLTQDLAFGTARWQPRLDLLAAQLLQKPFKAADADVQALLLVGLYQLFYSRIPAHAAIGETVGCADKLKKPWAKGLLNAVLRRAQREGEELLAGMERDPVVRTAHPRWLQKSLKAFWPEQWEAICAANNAHPPMILRVNRRHHSRDAYLALLAEAGVGASACQYSRDGIVLAEACDVRGLPGFAEGWVSVQDEAAQLSADLLELAPGQRVLDACCAPGGKTCHLLEAEAGLAHVVAIDLEAKRLTRVRENLDRLRLDAELIACDARDTASWWDGKPFQRILLDAPCSATGVIRRHPDIKLTRQADDIPALATLQGELLDALWPTLEVGGMLLYATCSSLPTENTEVIDAFLARTPGARELDLATEAGLRQPHGRQLLAQEGGHDGFYYAKLIKIAASRG from the coding sequence ATGAACCCTCGCCTCGCCGCCGCCCGTGCCCTTGCCGCTGTGCTCAGCGGCAAGGCCTCGCTGAACAGCTCGCTGCCGGCGCAACTGGACAAGGTCGATGAACGCGACCGCGGCCTGACCCAGGACCTGGCGTTCGGCACCGCGCGCTGGCAACCACGCCTCGACCTGCTGGCCGCGCAACTGCTGCAGAAGCCGTTCAAGGCCGCCGATGCCGATGTGCAGGCGCTGCTGCTGGTCGGCCTGTACCAGCTGTTCTACAGCCGTATCCCGGCCCACGCCGCCATCGGCGAGACCGTTGGCTGCGCCGACAAGCTGAAGAAACCATGGGCCAAGGGCCTGCTCAATGCCGTGCTGCGTCGCGCCCAACGCGAGGGCGAAGAGTTGCTGGCCGGCATGGAGCGCGACCCGGTGGTACGCACTGCCCACCCGCGCTGGCTACAGAAGTCGCTCAAAGCCTTCTGGCCGGAGCAATGGGAGGCCATCTGCGCCGCCAACAATGCCCACCCGCCGATGATCCTGCGGGTCAACCGCCGCCACCACAGTCGCGACGCCTACCTGGCACTGCTGGCCGAAGCGGGCGTTGGCGCCAGCGCCTGCCAGTACAGCCGTGACGGCATCGTGCTGGCCGAAGCCTGCGACGTGCGCGGCCTGCCAGGCTTTGCCGAAGGCTGGGTGAGCGTGCAGGACGAAGCCGCGCAGCTGTCCGCCGACCTGCTGGAACTGGCCCCCGGCCAGCGCGTGCTCGACGCCTGCTGTGCACCGGGCGGCAAGACCTGCCACCTGCTGGAAGCCGAAGCCGGCCTGGCCCACGTGGTGGCCATCGACCTCGAAGCCAAGCGCCTGACCCGTGTGCGCGAGAACCTCGACCGCCTGCGGCTGGACGCCGAGCTGATTGCCTGCGATGCCCGCGATACCGCCAGCTGGTGGGACGGCAAGCCGTTCCAGCGCATCCTCCTCGACGCACCATGCTCGGCCACCGGCGTGATCCGCCGCCACCCGGACATCAAGCTGACCCGTCAGGCCGACGACATCCCGGCCCTGGCCACGCTGCAAGGCGAGCTGCTCGATGCCCTGTGGCCGACCCTGGAAGTGGGCGGCATGCTGCTGTATGCCACCTGCTCCAGCCTGCCGACCGAGAACACCGAAGTGATCGACGCTTTCCTCGCCCGCACCCCGGGCGCCCGTGAGCTGGACCTGGCCACCGAAGCCGGCCTGCGCCAGCCCCACGGCCGCCAGTTGCTGGCCCAGGAGGGCGGCCACGACGGTTTCTACTATGCCAAGCTGATCAAGATCGCCGCCTCGCGCGGATAA
- the def gene encoding peptide deformylase, with product MAILNILEFPDPRLRTIAKPVTEFDDALRQLIDDMFETMYEAPGIGLAATQVNVHKQVVVMDLSEDRSEPRVFINPTVEELTHDMGQYQEGCLSVPGFYENVDRPLRVRVKAQDRDGKPYELECEGLLAVCVQHEFDHLNGKLFVDYLSQLKRDRIKKKLEKQHRQQA from the coding sequence ATGGCCATCTTGAACATTCTCGAATTCCCGGACCCGCGCCTGCGCACCATCGCCAAACCGGTGACGGAGTTCGACGACGCCCTGCGTCAGCTGATCGACGACATGTTTGAAACCATGTACGAAGCCCCTGGCATCGGCCTGGCTGCCACCCAGGTCAACGTGCACAAGCAGGTCGTGGTCATGGACCTCAGTGAAGACCGCAGCGAGCCGCGCGTCTTCATCAACCCCACGGTCGAAGAGCTGACCCACGACATGGGCCAGTACCAGGAAGGCTGCCTGTCGGTACCTGGCTTCTACGAGAACGTCGACCGCCCGCTGCGTGTGCGGGTCAAGGCCCAGGACCGCGACGGCAAGCCGTACGAGCTGGAATGCGAAGGCCTGCTGGCGGTGTGCGTGCAGCACGAATTCGATCACCTCAACGGCAAGCTGTTCGTCGACTACCTGTCGCAGCTCAAGCGCGACCGGATCAAGAAGAAGCTGGAAAAGCAGCACCGCCAGCAAGCCTGA
- a CDS encoding DUF3077 domain-containing protein, whose translation MKKIVPDPSLPCTSTRPFGRCDAGHEPLFTVNPNISAEDALVHVALYLRSAYETGYKALDYMREEGRGMFWSNLHAIEMAEGVVEAILDGIESNSPSQKKV comes from the coding sequence ATGAAGAAGATAGTCCCCGATCCATCCCTACCCTGTACTTCTACCCGCCCGTTTGGTCGATGCGATGCCGGCCATGAACCGCTGTTCACCGTAAACCCGAACATTTCCGCCGAGGACGCTCTGGTCCACGTGGCCCTGTACCTGCGCAGCGCCTACGAGACCGGCTACAAAGCCCTGGATTACATGCGCGAAGAAGGCCGTGGCATGTTCTGGTCGAACCTGCATGCGATTGAAATGGCAGAGGGTGTGGTGGAGGCGATACTCGATGGCATCGAGTCGAATTCGCCGTCGCAGAAGAAGGTGTGA
- the fmt gene encoding methionyl-tRNA formyltransferase, with the protein MRIVFAGTPEFAAEHLKALLDSPYEIVAVYTQPDRPAGRGQKLMPSPVKQLAVAHDIPVFQPPTLRNAEAQAELAALQPDLMVVVAYGLILPQVVLDIPRLGCINSHASLLPRWRGAAPIQRAVEAGDAESGVTVMRMEAGLDTGPMLLKVATPISAEDTGGSLHDRLAQMGPPAVVQAIAGLADGSLHGEVQDDTLATYAHKLNKDEARIDWSRPAVELERLIRAFNPWPVCHSTLDGESVKVLAANLSTAAGAPGEILSASKDGLVVACGDQALSLTRLQLPGGKALNFSDLFNSRREKFASGKVLGQ; encoded by the coding sequence ATGCGCATCGTCTTTGCAGGCACTCCAGAGTTTGCCGCCGAACACCTCAAGGCCTTGCTCGACAGCCCCTACGAGATCGTGGCCGTCTACACCCAGCCCGACCGCCCAGCCGGCCGCGGCCAAAAGCTGATGCCGAGCCCGGTCAAGCAACTGGCTGTGGCCCATGACATCCCGGTGTTCCAGCCGCCGACCCTGCGCAACGCCGAAGCCCAGGCCGAACTGGCCGCGCTGCAGCCGGACCTGATGGTGGTGGTCGCCTATGGCCTGATCCTGCCGCAAGTGGTGCTGGATATCCCGCGCCTGGGCTGCATCAACAGCCACGCCTCGCTGCTGCCACGCTGGCGCGGTGCCGCACCGATCCAGCGCGCCGTGGAAGCCGGCGACGCCGAGAGCGGTGTGACCGTGATGCGCATGGAAGCAGGCCTGGACACCGGCCCGATGCTGCTCAAGGTAGCCACCCCGATCAGCGCCGAAGACACCGGCGGCAGCCTGCACGACCGCCTCGCACAAATGGGCCCGCCGGCTGTAGTCCAGGCCATCGCCGGCCTGGCCGACGGTTCGCTGCACGGTGAAGTGCAGGACGATACCCTGGCCACCTATGCGCACAAGCTGAACAAGGACGAGGCGCGTATCGACTGGAGCCGCCCGGCCGTCGAACTGGAGCGCTTGATCCGTGCCTTCAACCCGTGGCCGGTGTGCCACAGCACCCTCGATGGCGAAAGCGTGAAAGTGCTGGCCGCCAACTTGTCCACAGCGGCAGGGGCCCCTGGCGAGATCCTCTCCGCCAGCAAGGACGGCCTGGTGGTCGCCTGCGGTGACCAGGCGCTGAGCCTGACCCGCCTGCAACTGCCTGGCGGCAAGGCGCTGAACTTCAGTGACCTGTTCAACAGCCGCCGCGAGAAATTCGCCAGCGGCAAGGTGCTGGGCCAATGA
- a CDS encoding lysophospholipid acyltransferase — MEKFKGALMVGVLRLFAKLPWGAVQRVGAGIGWLMWKIPNGSRNVVRINLAKCFPEMDPVEREQLVGRALKDIGKSFVESACAWIWPPQRSLELVKEVHGLEVLEQALASGKGVVGITSHLGNWEVLNHFYCNQCKPIIFYRPPKLKAVDDLLREQRVQMGNRVAPSTKEGILSVIKEVRRGGQVGIPADPEPAESAGVFVPFLGTQALTSKFVPNMLAGGKAVGVFLHALRLPDGSGFKVFLEAAPEEMYSTDVTVSAAAMSKVVERYVREYPSQYMWSMKRFKKRPAGEPRWY; from the coding sequence GTGGAAAAGTTCAAGGGCGCCCTGATGGTCGGGGTGCTGCGTCTGTTTGCCAAGCTGCCCTGGGGCGCTGTGCAGCGCGTCGGCGCCGGTATCGGCTGGCTGATGTGGAAGATCCCCAACGGCTCGCGCAATGTCGTGCGTATCAACCTGGCCAAATGCTTCCCGGAGATGGACCCGGTCGAACGCGAGCAACTGGTGGGTCGCGCGTTGAAGGATATCGGTAAATCCTTCGTCGAAAGTGCCTGTGCCTGGATCTGGCCGCCGCAGCGCTCGCTGGAGCTGGTCAAGGAAGTGCACGGCCTGGAAGTGCTGGAGCAGGCCCTGGCTTCGGGCAAGGGTGTGGTCGGTATCACCAGCCACCTGGGCAACTGGGAGGTGCTGAACCACTTCTACTGCAACCAGTGCAAACCGATCATTTTCTACCGCCCGCCGAAGCTGAAGGCGGTGGATGACCTGCTGCGCGAGCAGCGCGTGCAGATGGGCAACCGCGTGGCGCCTTCGACCAAGGAAGGCATCCTCAGCGTGATCAAGGAAGTGCGCCGTGGTGGCCAGGTGGGTATTCCTGCCGACCCGGAGCCGGCGGAGTCGGCGGGGGTGTTCGTACCGTTCCTGGGCACCCAGGCGCTGACCAGCAAGTTCGTGCCGAACATGCTGGCCGGGGGCAAGGCGGTGGGGGTGTTCCTGCATGCCCTGCGGCTGCCGGATGGTTCGGGCTTCAAGGTGTTTCTGGAGGCGGCGCCGGAAGAGATGTACAGCACCGACGTGACGGTGTCGGCGGCGGCAATGAGCAAGGTGGTCGAGCGCTATGTGCGCGAGTACCCCAGCCAGTACATGTGGAGCATGAAGCGCTTCAAGAAGCGCCCGGCTGGCGAGCCGCGCTGGTATTGA
- the hemF gene encoding oxygen-dependent coproporphyrinogen oxidase: protein MTSRTEAVKAYLLDLQDRICSALETEDGGARFVEDAWVREAGGGGRTRVIGDGKVIEKGGVNFSHVFGAGLPPSASAHRPELAGRGFEALGVSLVIHPHNPHVPTSHANVRFFIAEKEGEEAVWWFGGGFDLTPYYGNEEDCIHWHRVAEQACAPFGADVYPRYKAWCDRYFHLKHRGEPRGIGGLFFDDLNEWDFDTCFAFIRAIGDAYINAYLPIVQRRKDTPYTPQQREFQEYRRGRYVEFNLVYDRGTLFGLQSGGRTESILMSLPPQVRWGYDWKAAPGSEEARLTEYFLQDRDWLGQ from the coding sequence ATGACTAGCCGCACCGAGGCCGTGAAAGCCTACCTGCTCGACCTGCAAGATCGCATCTGCTCTGCCCTCGAAACAGAAGACGGCGGCGCCCGCTTCGTCGAGGACGCCTGGGTGCGCGAAGCCGGTGGCGGGGGCCGCACGCGGGTGATCGGCGACGGCAAGGTGATCGAGAAAGGCGGGGTCAACTTCTCCCATGTGTTCGGCGCCGGCCTGCCGCCGTCGGCCAGTGCCCACCGCCCCGAGCTGGCGGGCCGTGGCTTCGAGGCCCTGGGCGTGTCGCTGGTGATCCATCCGCACAACCCGCATGTGCCCACCTCCCACGCCAACGTGCGTTTCTTCATCGCCGAAAAGGAAGGTGAAGAGGCTGTCTGGTGGTTCGGCGGCGGCTTCGACCTGACCCCGTACTACGGCAATGAAGAAGACTGCATCCACTGGCACCGCGTGGCCGAGCAGGCCTGCGCGCCGTTCGGCGCCGACGTGTACCCGCGCTACAAGGCCTGGTGCGACCGCTACTTCCACCTCAAGCACCGTGGCGAGCCACGCGGCATTGGTGGCCTGTTCTTCGATGACCTGAACGAGTGGGACTTCGACACCTGCTTCGCCTTCATCCGCGCCATCGGCGATGCCTACATCAACGCCTACCTGCCAATTGTCCAGCGCCGCAAGGACACGCCCTACACGCCGCAGCAGCGCGAGTTCCAGGAATACCGCCGTGGCCGCTATGTGGAGTTCAATCTGGTCTATGACCGTGGCACCCTGTTCGGCCTGCAGTCCGGTGGCCGCACCGAGTCCATCCTCATGTCGCTGCCGCCGCAGGTGCGCTGGGGCTACGACTGGAAGGCCGCGCCCGGCAGCGAAGAAGCGCGCCTGACCGAATACTTCCTGCAGGACCGCGACTGGCTCGGTCAGTAA
- a CDS encoding tetratricopeptide repeat protein, with amino-acid sequence MRESLEKMLAKGVDNPLLRFGLGKAWLDEGNGAEAAVHLARCVEQDPKYSAAWKLLGKAHQLQGDLAAARKAWEEGIVAAQAHGDKQAEKEMTVFLKKLNKTSG; translated from the coding sequence ATGCGCGAATCGCTGGAGAAAATGCTGGCCAAGGGTGTGGATAACCCGTTGCTGAGGTTCGGGCTGGGCAAGGCCTGGCTGGATGAAGGCAATGGCGCTGAAGCGGCGGTACACCTGGCGCGCTGCGTGGAACAGGACCCGAAGTACTCGGCGGCGTGGAAGCTGCTGGGCAAGGCGCATCAGCTGCAGGGTGACCTGGCGGCGGCGCGCAAGGCCTGGGAGGAGGGGATCGTCGCGGCGCAGGCCCATGGCGACAAGCAGGCCGAGAAAGAGATGACCGTGTTCCTGAAGAAACTCAACAAGACATCAGGTTGA